A stretch of Prunus dulcis chromosome 6, ALMONDv2, whole genome shotgun sequence DNA encodes these proteins:
- the LOC117630322 gene encoding probable indole-3-pyruvate monooxygenase YUCCA10: protein MAEEVILIMEDENNNNNSNSNHNNISVSVVIVGAGPSGIATSALLNSLSVSNLVLEKEDCCGSLWKKRSYDRLNLHLAKSFCRLPMMSHPFRTSIFMSKDDFIRYLDEYLARFNVNPHYCHDVEEAVYDEEEGKWRVTVKDTASGTVYEIASDFLVVATGENSQPFLPSDLPGMETFTGKVVHSSDYKNGAVFKDEKVLVIGCGNSGMEISNDLADNGAHASIVVRSQIHVLSKEMVGIGMLLSNYLPLKIVDKFVSLLAKLSYSDLSSYGIHRPVEGPFLFKALTGKTPVIDRGTIKKIRSKKIQVFPDVVSINQNTVEFKDGKRRCFDAIVLATGYRSVAHKWLKDYKFLLADDGKPKGKYPNHWKGEKGVYCVGLTGKGLPGIFKDSKAVTEDIYRLTLMAQK, encoded by the exons ATGGCGGAGGAGGTGATTCTGATCATGGAGGATGagaataataacaataatagtAATAGTAATCATAATAATATTAGTGTGTCGGTGGTGATAGTAGGAGCTGGTCCTTCTGGCATTGCTACCTCCGCCTTGCTCAATTCTCTGTCAGTTTCAAATCTTGTGCTTGAGAAGGAAGACTGTTGTGGGTCCCTCTGGAAGAAGCGGTCCTACGACCGTCTGAATCTTCACTTGGCAAAGAGCTTCTGCCGTTTGCCGATGATGTCCCATCCCTTCCGAACCTCCATTTTCATGTCAAAAGACGACTTCATTCGTTACCTGGACGAGTACTTGGCCAGGTTCAACGTGAACCCTCACTACTGCCATGACGTGGAGGAGGCTGTTTACGATGAAGAGGAAGGCAAGTGGAGGGTGACAGTGAAAGACACCGCTTCCGGGACGGTGTATGAGATCGCATCGGATTTCTTGGTGGTTGCAACTGGAGAAAATAGCCAGCCTTTTCTCCCCAGCGACTTGCCTGGGATGGAGACCTTCACAGGAAAGGTGGTTCATTCCAGTGACTATAAAAACGGGGCCGTTTTTAAAGATGAAAAGGTTTTGGTAATTGGCTGTGGCAATTCTGGGATGGAAATCAGCAACGATCTTGCAGATAATGGAGCACACGCGTCCATTGTTGTTAGAAGCCAA ATTCATGTGCTGAGCAAAGAAATGGTTGGCATTGGCATGCTTCTGTCGAATTACCTCCCACTGAAAATAGTGGACAAGTTTGTGTCACTGCTTGCCAAGTTGAGCTACAGTGATTTGTCCAGCTATGGCATTCATCGCCCAGTTGAAGGGCCATTTCTCTTTAAAGCACTTACCGGAAAGACTCCAGTAATTGATCGTGGAACCATCAAGAAAATTCGCTCCAAAAAGATTCAG gtTTTTCCAGATGTAGTGAGTATAAACCAGAACACTGTGGAATTCAAAGATGGTAAACGACGGTGTTTTGATGCTATTGTGTTGGCAACTGGTTACAGAAGCGTAGCACATAAATGGTTGAag GATTACAAGTTCCTTCTTGCAGATGATGGAAAGCCTAAAGGGAAGTATCCAAACCACTGGAAGGGCGAGAAAGGTGTCTATTGTGTTGGATTAACAGGGAAGGGACTGCCAGGGATTTTCAAAGATTCAAAGGCTGTAACTGAAGACATCTATCGACTTACATTAATGGCACAAAAGTAA